Proteins encoded in a region of the Tripterygium wilfordii isolate XIE 37 chromosome 21, ASM1340144v1, whole genome shotgun sequence genome:
- the LOC119988173 gene encoding ent-kaurene synthase, chloroplastic-like isoform X4, with product MTMMSLSHPNCSRHSSLPISALPKSKSELLTETDATILCFQETKERIKKMFDKTELSVSAYDTAWVAMVSSPNSRQAPCFPECVNWLLDNQLSDGSWGLPPHHPLLVKDALSSTLACLLALKRWGLGEQQMTKGLQFIESNFTSINDEEQHAPIGFNIIFPGMIETAMDMNLNLPLRWEDINVMLHNRDLELRRNNFEGREAYLAYVSEGMGKLQDWEMVMKYQRKNGSLFNSPSTTAAALSHLGNAGCYHYIHSLVAKFGNAVPTVYPSDKYALLCMIGSLERLGIDRHFSKEIRDVLEETYRCWLQGDEEIFSDADTCAMAFRILRVHGYEVSSDPLTQYAEHHFSHSFGGHLKDFGTALELFKASQFVIFPEESGLEKQMSWTNQFLTQEFSNGTTRADRFSKYFSIEVHDTLKFPFHANVERLAHRRNIEHHHVDNTRIFKTSYCFSNISNADFLQLAVEDFNSCQSIHHEELKHLERWVVESRLDRLKFARQKMAYCYFSAAGTSFSPELSDARISWAKNSVLTTVVDDFFDIGGSEEELANLVHLLEKWDANGSPHYCSEQVEIIFSALRNTICEIRDKALAWQGRSVTHHVIEIWLDLLKSMLREAEWARNKVVPTLDEYVENGYVSMALGPIVLPVVYLIGPKVSEEVVRSPEFHNLFKLMSTCGRLINDTRTFKREYEDGKLNFVLLHMIHSGSGTTEEEAVEKIRGLIADGRRELLRLVLQEKDSVVPRACKDLFWKMVQVLHLFYMDGDGFSSPNMMLNAVNDLIREPISL from the exons ATGACCATGATGTCTCTATCGCATCCCAACTGTAGTAGGCACTCCTCTTTACCAATATCAG CTTTACCGAAGAGTAAATCAGAACTACTGACTGAAACCGATGCCACCATTCTG TGTTTTCAAGAGACTAAAGAAAGAATTAAGAAGATGTTTGATAAGACCGAACTCTCTGTTTCGGCATATGACACCGCTTGGGTAGCAATGGTATCATCTCCTAATTCCCGTCAGGCCCCTTGCTTCCCTGAGTGCGTAAATTGGTTGTTGGATAATCAACTCTCTGATGGTTCTTGGGGtcttcctcctcatcatccCTTGTTGGTTAAAGATGCTTTGTCATCCACTTTAGCATGTCTCCTTGCTTTGAAGCGATGGGGTCTTGGTGAACAACAAATGACAAAAG GACTCCAATTTATTGAATCAAATTTCACTTCAATTAATGATGAGGAGCAACACGCCCCAATTGGATTCAATATAATTTTCCCTGGGATGATTGAGACTGCTATGGATATGAATTTGAATCTTCCACTAAGATGGGAAGACATAAATGTGATGCTTCACAATAGAGACTTGGAGCTTAGGAG AAATAACTTTGAGGGAAGGGAAGCGTACTTGGCCTATGTTTCTGAAGGAATGGGAAAATTACAGGATTGGGAAATGGTTATGAAATATCAGAGAAAGAATGGGTCACTGTTCAATTCACCGTCTACCACTGCAGCTGCTCTTAGTCACCTTGGAAATGCTGGTTGTTATCATTACATCCACTCACTTGTAGCAAAGTTTGGGAATGCAG TTCCGACAGTTTATCCTTCTGATAAATATGCTCTTCTTTGTATGATTGGGAGTCTTGAGAGGCTGGGAATTGATAGACATTTCAGTAAGGAAATTAGAGATGTACTGGAGGAAACCTACAG ATGCTGGTTGCAGGGAGATGAAGAAATATTTTCCGATGCTGACACATGTGCCATGGCATTTCGTATATTACGTGTACATGGATATGAAGTCTCTTCAG ATCCATTAACTCAATATGCTGAACATCATTTCTCCCATTCTTTTGGAGGCCATTTGAAGGATTTTGGTACTGCCTTGGAGTTATTCAAAGCTTCACAATTTGTAATATTCCCGGAGGAATCAGGTCTCGAAAAACAGATGTCGTGGACAAATCAATTTCTAACGCAAGAATTCTCTAATGGGACAACTCGTGCAGATAGATTCAGCAAATATTTTAGCATAGAA GTACATGATACTCTTAAGTTTCCCTTCCATGCAAATGTGGAACGCTTAGCACACAGGAGAAATATAGAGCATCACCATGTAGATAACACAAGAATATTCAAGACTTCATATTG TTTTTCAAATATCAGCAACGCTGATTTTCTGCAACTGGCGGTGGAGGACTTCAATAGCTGCCAATCAATACACCATGAAGAACTCAAACATCTTGAGAG GTGGGTTGTGGAGAGCAGATTAGACAGGCTAAAGTTCGCTAGACAGAAAATGGCATACTGTTACTTTTCTGCTGCTGGAACAAGCTTCTCTCCTGAACTATCAGATGCTCGCATCTCATGGGCCAAAAACAGTGTGCTTACAACTGTTGTCGACGACTTCTTTGACATTGGGGGGTCGGAAGAGGAACTGGCAAACCTTGTACACTTGCTTGAGAA GTGGGATGCAAATGGTAGCCCTCATTATTGTTCTGAGCAAGTTGAAATCATATTTTCAGCACTTCGTAACACAATTTGTGAGATCAGAGATAAAGCATTAGCATGGCAAGGGAGAAGTGTGACACACCATGTTATTGAGATC TGGTTGGATTTGCTAAAGTCTATGTTAAGGGAAGCCGAGTGGGCGAGAAACAAAGTAGTGCCAACATTGGATGAATACGTGGAAAATGGATATGTGTCTATGGCCTTGGGACCAATTGTTCTTCCAGTAGTCTATCTCATCGGGCCTAAAGTTTCAGAGGAGGTTGTCCGAAGCCCTGAATTCCATAACCTCTTCAAACTTATGAGCACTTGTGGACGTCTAATCAATGACACCCGCACATTTAAG AGAGAATACGAGGATGGgaaattgaattttgttttgttgcaCATGATCCACAGTGGTAGTGGAACAACGGAGGAAGAAGCTGTTGAAAAGATTAGAGGTTTGATTGCAGATGGACGAAGAGAACTGCTAAGGCTAGTGTTGCAGGAGAAAGATAGCGTAGTTCCGAGAGCTTGCAAGGACTTGTTCTGGAAAATGGTCCAAGTGTTGCACCTATTTTATATGGATGGAGATGGATTCTCTTCACCTAACATGATGCTCAATGCAGTAAACGATTTGATACGTGAACCCATCTCTCTATAA
- the LOC119989828 gene encoding myb family transcription factor IPN2-like yields the protein MFHTKKPSTMNSHHENTRPMCVQGDSGLVLTTDPKPRLRWTVELHERFIDAVTQLGGPDKATPKTIMRVMGVKGLTLYHLKSHLQKFRLGKQPHKEFDDHSIKDASALDLQRSCASSSGMMARSMNEMQMEVQRRLHEQLEVQKHLQLRIEAQGKYMQSILEKACQTLAGENNMSYTSKGINGNHHHHQGLIPQEMKDFGPLNFPAAFQDLNIYGGGHHLQQEIERSSSPVLIHHHHGFNNNDPGNNLSLGGKKRPSPSYSGGGKSPLIWSDDFRLQELGTTPEHHQDHHQIQIGPPSITSTTTLDSISDVYESKPAAIVIQGDSMKKFEASSSSKLERPSPRRDRMSLMMPQGRNNNTPFG from the exons atgtTCCACACCAAGAAACCCTCCACTATGAATTCCCATCATGAAAATACTAGACCCATGTGTGTTCAAGGTGACTCTGGCCTTGTCCTCACCACTGACCCTAAGCCTCGCCTCCGATGGACGGTCGAGCTCCACGAACGATTCATCGATGCTGTTACTCAACTTGGAGGACCAGACA AGGCAACACCAAAGACCATTATGAGAGTTATGGGTGTGAAGGGGCTTACTCTTTACCACCTCAAAAGCCATCTCCAG AAATTCAGGCTTGGAAAGCAACCTCACAAGGAATTCGATGATCACTCTATTAAGGATG CTTCAGCATTGGATCTTCAAAGAAGTTGTGCATCTTCATCAGGCATGATGGCTCGTAGCATGAATGA GATGCAAATGGAGGTGCAGAGAAGACTGCATGAACAATTAGAG GTACAAAAGCACCTTCAACTAAGAATTGAGGCTCAAGGGAAGTACATGCAAAGCATATTGGAGAAAGCTTGTCAAACCCTAGCAGGAGAAAACAATATGAGCTATACTTCTAAAGGCATCAAtggaaatcatcatcatcatcaaggaTTAATTCCTCAGGAGATGAAAGATTTCGGTCCTCTCAATTTTCCGGCTGCATTTCAAGACCTAAACATATATGGAGGAGGTCATCATCTTCAACAAGAAATTGAAAGATCATCATCACCAGTActtattcatcatcatcatggttTTAATAATAATGATCCTGGTAATAACCTTTCtttgggaggaaagaagagGCCTAGCCCTAGCTATAGTGGCGGCGGCAAGAGTCCTTTGATTTGGTCTGACGATTTTCGATTGCAAGAGCTTGGAACAACACCAGAACATCATCAAGATCATCATCAGATTCAGATTGGACCTCCTTCCATTACTAGTACTACTACTCTTGATTCGATCTCGGATGTTTATGAATCAAAGCCAGCAGCAATAGTAATCCAAGGTGATTCAATGAAGAAATTTGAagcatcatcttcatcaaagcTTGAAAGGCCTTCACCAAGGAGAGATAGGATGAGCCTTATGATGCCACAAGGAAGGAACAATAATACTCCatttggatga
- the LOC119988173 gene encoding ent-kaurene synthase, chloroplastic-like isoform X1: MTMMSLSHPNCSRHSSLPISAALPKSKSELLTETDATILCFQETKERIKKMFDKTELSVSAYDTAWVAMVSSPNSRQAPCFPECVNWLLDNQLSDGSWGLPPHHPLLVKDALSSTLACLLALKRWGLGEQQMTKGLQFIESNFTSINDEEQHAPIGFNIIFPGMIETAMDMNLNLPLRWEDINVMLHNRDLELRRNNFEGREAYLAYVSEGMGKLQDWEMVMKYQRKNGSLFNSPSTTAAALSHLGNAGCYHYIHSLVAKFGNAGSNINIALLCMIYHICMIALLLFIVEFPLIFSVPTVYPSDKYALLCMIGSLERLGIDRHFSKEIRDVLEETYRCWLQGDEEIFSDADTCAMAFRILRVHGYEVSSDPLTQYAEHHFSHSFGGHLKDFGTALELFKASQFVIFPEESGLEKQMSWTNQFLTQEFSNGTTRADRFSKYFSIEVHDTLKFPFHANVERLAHRRNIEHHHVDNTRIFKTSYCFSNISNADFLQLAVEDFNSCQSIHHEELKHLERWVVESRLDRLKFARQKMAYCYFSAAGTSFSPELSDARISWAKNSVLTTVVDDFFDIGGSEEELANLVHLLENRWDANGSPHYCSEQVEIIFSALRNTICEIRDKALAWQGRSVTHHVIEIWLDLLKSMLREAEWARNKVVPTLDEYVENGYVSMALGPIVLPVVYLIGPKVSEEVVRSPEFHNLFKLMSTCGRLINDTRTFKREYEDGKLNFVLLHMIHSGSGTTEEEAVEKIRGLIADGRRELLRLVLQEKDSVVPRACKDLFWKMVQVLHLFYMDGDGFSSPNMMLNAVNDLIREPISL; this comes from the exons ATGACCATGATGTCTCTATCGCATCCCAACTGTAGTAGGCACTCCTCTTTACCAATATCAG CAGCTTTACCGAAGAGTAAATCAGAACTACTGACTGAAACCGATGCCACCATTCTG TGTTTTCAAGAGACTAAAGAAAGAATTAAGAAGATGTTTGATAAGACCGAACTCTCTGTTTCGGCATATGACACCGCTTGGGTAGCAATGGTATCATCTCCTAATTCCCGTCAGGCCCCTTGCTTCCCTGAGTGCGTAAATTGGTTGTTGGATAATCAACTCTCTGATGGTTCTTGGGGtcttcctcctcatcatccCTTGTTGGTTAAAGATGCTTTGTCATCCACTTTAGCATGTCTCCTTGCTTTGAAGCGATGGGGTCTTGGTGAACAACAAATGACAAAAG GACTCCAATTTATTGAATCAAATTTCACTTCAATTAATGATGAGGAGCAACACGCCCCAATTGGATTCAATATAATTTTCCCTGGGATGATTGAGACTGCTATGGATATGAATTTGAATCTTCCACTAAGATGGGAAGACATAAATGTGATGCTTCACAATAGAGACTTGGAGCTTAGGAG AAATAACTTTGAGGGAAGGGAAGCGTACTTGGCCTATGTTTCTGAAGGAATGGGAAAATTACAGGATTGGGAAATGGTTATGAAATATCAGAGAAAGAATGGGTCACTGTTCAATTCACCGTCTACCACTGCAGCTGCTCTTAGTCACCTTGGAAATGCTGGTTGTTATCATTACATCCACTCACTTGTAGCAAAGTTTGGGAATGCAGGTTCTAATATCAATATTGCTCTGCTATGTATGATTTATCATATTTGTATGattgctttattattatttattgttgAATTTCCATTGATCTTTTCAGTTCCGACAGTTTATCCTTCTGATAAATATGCTCTTCTTTGTATGATTGGGAGTCTTGAGAGGCTGGGAATTGATAGACATTTCAGTAAGGAAATTAGAGATGTACTGGAGGAAACCTACAG ATGCTGGTTGCAGGGAGATGAAGAAATATTTTCCGATGCTGACACATGTGCCATGGCATTTCGTATATTACGTGTACATGGATATGAAGTCTCTTCAG ATCCATTAACTCAATATGCTGAACATCATTTCTCCCATTCTTTTGGAGGCCATTTGAAGGATTTTGGTACTGCCTTGGAGTTATTCAAAGCTTCACAATTTGTAATATTCCCGGAGGAATCAGGTCTCGAAAAACAGATGTCGTGGACAAATCAATTTCTAACGCAAGAATTCTCTAATGGGACAACTCGTGCAGATAGATTCAGCAAATATTTTAGCATAGAA GTACATGATACTCTTAAGTTTCCCTTCCATGCAAATGTGGAACGCTTAGCACACAGGAGAAATATAGAGCATCACCATGTAGATAACACAAGAATATTCAAGACTTCATATTG TTTTTCAAATATCAGCAACGCTGATTTTCTGCAACTGGCGGTGGAGGACTTCAATAGCTGCCAATCAATACACCATGAAGAACTCAAACATCTTGAGAG GTGGGTTGTGGAGAGCAGATTAGACAGGCTAAAGTTCGCTAGACAGAAAATGGCATACTGTTACTTTTCTGCTGCTGGAACAAGCTTCTCTCCTGAACTATCAGATGCTCGCATCTCATGGGCCAAAAACAGTGTGCTTACAACTGTTGTCGACGACTTCTTTGACATTGGGGGGTCGGAAGAGGAACTGGCAAACCTTGTACACTTGCTTGAGAA TAGGTGGGATGCAAATGGTAGCCCTCATTATTGTTCTGAGCAAGTTGAAATCATATTTTCAGCACTTCGTAACACAATTTGTGAGATCAGAGATAAAGCATTAGCATGGCAAGGGAGAAGTGTGACACACCATGTTATTGAGATC TGGTTGGATTTGCTAAAGTCTATGTTAAGGGAAGCCGAGTGGGCGAGAAACAAAGTAGTGCCAACATTGGATGAATACGTGGAAAATGGATATGTGTCTATGGCCTTGGGACCAATTGTTCTTCCAGTAGTCTATCTCATCGGGCCTAAAGTTTCAGAGGAGGTTGTCCGAAGCCCTGAATTCCATAACCTCTTCAAACTTATGAGCACTTGTGGACGTCTAATCAATGACACCCGCACATTTAAG AGAGAATACGAGGATGGgaaattgaattttgttttgttgcaCATGATCCACAGTGGTAGTGGAACAACGGAGGAAGAAGCTGTTGAAAAGATTAGAGGTTTGATTGCAGATGGACGAAGAGAACTGCTAAGGCTAGTGTTGCAGGAGAAAGATAGCGTAGTTCCGAGAGCTTGCAAGGACTTGTTCTGGAAAATGGTCCAAGTGTTGCACCTATTTTATATGGATGGAGATGGATTCTCTTCACCTAACATGATGCTCAATGCAGTAAACGATTTGATACGTGAACCCATCTCTCTATAA
- the LOC119988173 gene encoding ent-kaurene synthase, chloroplastic-like isoform X2 yields the protein MTMMSLSHPNCSRHSSLPISAALPKSKSELLTETDATILCFQETKERIKKMFDKTELSVSAYDTAWVAMVSSPNSRQAPCFPECVNWLLDNQLSDGSWGLPPHHPLLVKDALSSTLACLLALKRWGLGEQQMTKGLQFIESNFTSINDEEQHAPIGFNIIFPGMIETAMDMNLNLPLRWEDINVMLHNRDLELRRNNFEGREAYLAYVSEGMGKLQDWEMVMKYQRKNGSLFNSPSTTAAALSHLGNAGCYHYIHSLVAKFGNAGSNINIALLCMIYHICMIALLLFIVEFPLIFSVPTVYPSDKYALLCMIGSLERLGIDRHFSKEIRDVLEETYRCWLQGDEEIFSDADTCAMAFRILRVHGYEVSSDPLTQYAEHHFSHSFGGHLKDFGTALELFKASQFVIFPEESGLEKQMSWTNQFLTQEFSNGTTRADRFSKYFSIEVHDTLKFPFHANVERLAHRRNIEHHHVDNTRIFKTSYCFSNISNADFLQLAVEDFNSCQSIHHEELKHLERWVVESRLDRLKFARQKMAYCYFSAAGTSFSPELSDARISWAKNSVLTTVVDDFFDIGGSEEELANLVHLLEKWDANGSPHYCSEQVEIIFSALRNTICEIRDKALAWQGRSVTHHVIEIWLDLLKSMLREAEWARNKVVPTLDEYVENGYVSMALGPIVLPVVYLIGPKVSEEVVRSPEFHNLFKLMSTCGRLINDTRTFKREYEDGKLNFVLLHMIHSGSGTTEEEAVEKIRGLIADGRRELLRLVLQEKDSVVPRACKDLFWKMVQVLHLFYMDGDGFSSPNMMLNAVNDLIREPISL from the exons ATGACCATGATGTCTCTATCGCATCCCAACTGTAGTAGGCACTCCTCTTTACCAATATCAG CAGCTTTACCGAAGAGTAAATCAGAACTACTGACTGAAACCGATGCCACCATTCTG TGTTTTCAAGAGACTAAAGAAAGAATTAAGAAGATGTTTGATAAGACCGAACTCTCTGTTTCGGCATATGACACCGCTTGGGTAGCAATGGTATCATCTCCTAATTCCCGTCAGGCCCCTTGCTTCCCTGAGTGCGTAAATTGGTTGTTGGATAATCAACTCTCTGATGGTTCTTGGGGtcttcctcctcatcatccCTTGTTGGTTAAAGATGCTTTGTCATCCACTTTAGCATGTCTCCTTGCTTTGAAGCGATGGGGTCTTGGTGAACAACAAATGACAAAAG GACTCCAATTTATTGAATCAAATTTCACTTCAATTAATGATGAGGAGCAACACGCCCCAATTGGATTCAATATAATTTTCCCTGGGATGATTGAGACTGCTATGGATATGAATTTGAATCTTCCACTAAGATGGGAAGACATAAATGTGATGCTTCACAATAGAGACTTGGAGCTTAGGAG AAATAACTTTGAGGGAAGGGAAGCGTACTTGGCCTATGTTTCTGAAGGAATGGGAAAATTACAGGATTGGGAAATGGTTATGAAATATCAGAGAAAGAATGGGTCACTGTTCAATTCACCGTCTACCACTGCAGCTGCTCTTAGTCACCTTGGAAATGCTGGTTGTTATCATTACATCCACTCACTTGTAGCAAAGTTTGGGAATGCAGGTTCTAATATCAATATTGCTCTGCTATGTATGATTTATCATATTTGTATGattgctttattattatttattgttgAATTTCCATTGATCTTTTCAGTTCCGACAGTTTATCCTTCTGATAAATATGCTCTTCTTTGTATGATTGGGAGTCTTGAGAGGCTGGGAATTGATAGACATTTCAGTAAGGAAATTAGAGATGTACTGGAGGAAACCTACAG ATGCTGGTTGCAGGGAGATGAAGAAATATTTTCCGATGCTGACACATGTGCCATGGCATTTCGTATATTACGTGTACATGGATATGAAGTCTCTTCAG ATCCATTAACTCAATATGCTGAACATCATTTCTCCCATTCTTTTGGAGGCCATTTGAAGGATTTTGGTACTGCCTTGGAGTTATTCAAAGCTTCACAATTTGTAATATTCCCGGAGGAATCAGGTCTCGAAAAACAGATGTCGTGGACAAATCAATTTCTAACGCAAGAATTCTCTAATGGGACAACTCGTGCAGATAGATTCAGCAAATATTTTAGCATAGAA GTACATGATACTCTTAAGTTTCCCTTCCATGCAAATGTGGAACGCTTAGCACACAGGAGAAATATAGAGCATCACCATGTAGATAACACAAGAATATTCAAGACTTCATATTG TTTTTCAAATATCAGCAACGCTGATTTTCTGCAACTGGCGGTGGAGGACTTCAATAGCTGCCAATCAATACACCATGAAGAACTCAAACATCTTGAGAG GTGGGTTGTGGAGAGCAGATTAGACAGGCTAAAGTTCGCTAGACAGAAAATGGCATACTGTTACTTTTCTGCTGCTGGAACAAGCTTCTCTCCTGAACTATCAGATGCTCGCATCTCATGGGCCAAAAACAGTGTGCTTACAACTGTTGTCGACGACTTCTTTGACATTGGGGGGTCGGAAGAGGAACTGGCAAACCTTGTACACTTGCTTGAGAA GTGGGATGCAAATGGTAGCCCTCATTATTGTTCTGAGCAAGTTGAAATCATATTTTCAGCACTTCGTAACACAATTTGTGAGATCAGAGATAAAGCATTAGCATGGCAAGGGAGAAGTGTGACACACCATGTTATTGAGATC TGGTTGGATTTGCTAAAGTCTATGTTAAGGGAAGCCGAGTGGGCGAGAAACAAAGTAGTGCCAACATTGGATGAATACGTGGAAAATGGATATGTGTCTATGGCCTTGGGACCAATTGTTCTTCCAGTAGTCTATCTCATCGGGCCTAAAGTTTCAGAGGAGGTTGTCCGAAGCCCTGAATTCCATAACCTCTTCAAACTTATGAGCACTTGTGGACGTCTAATCAATGACACCCGCACATTTAAG AGAGAATACGAGGATGGgaaattgaattttgttttgttgcaCATGATCCACAGTGGTAGTGGAACAACGGAGGAAGAAGCTGTTGAAAAGATTAGAGGTTTGATTGCAGATGGACGAAGAGAACTGCTAAGGCTAGTGTTGCAGGAGAAAGATAGCGTAGTTCCGAGAGCTTGCAAGGACTTGTTCTGGAAAATGGTCCAAGTGTTGCACCTATTTTATATGGATGGAGATGGATTCTCTTCACCTAACATGATGCTCAATGCAGTAAACGATTTGATACGTGAACCCATCTCTCTATAA
- the LOC119988173 gene encoding ent-kaurene synthase, chloroplastic-like isoform X3 has product MTMMSLSHPNCSRHSSLPISAALPKSKSELLTETDATILCFQETKERIKKMFDKTELSVSAYDTAWVAMVSSPNSRQAPCFPECVNWLLDNQLSDGSWGLPPHHPLLVKDALSSTLACLLALKRWGLGEQQMTKGLQFIESNFTSINDEEQHAPIGFNIIFPGMIETAMDMNLNLPLRWEDINVMLHNRDLELRRNNFEGREAYLAYVSEGMGKLQDWEMVMKYQRKNGSLFNSPSTTAAALSHLGNAGCYHYIHSLVAKFGNAVPTVYPSDKYALLCMIGSLERLGIDRHFSKEIRDVLEETYRCWLQGDEEIFSDADTCAMAFRILRVHGYEVSSDPLTQYAEHHFSHSFGGHLKDFGTALELFKASQFVIFPEESGLEKQMSWTNQFLTQEFSNGTTRADRFSKYFSIEVHDTLKFPFHANVERLAHRRNIEHHHVDNTRIFKTSYCFSNISNADFLQLAVEDFNSCQSIHHEELKHLERWVVESRLDRLKFARQKMAYCYFSAAGTSFSPELSDARISWAKNSVLTTVVDDFFDIGGSEEELANLVHLLEKWDANGSPHYCSEQVEIIFSALRNTICEIRDKALAWQGRSVTHHVIEIWLDLLKSMLREAEWARNKVVPTLDEYVENGYVSMALGPIVLPVVYLIGPKVSEEVVRSPEFHNLFKLMSTCGRLINDTRTFKREYEDGKLNFVLLHMIHSGSGTTEEEAVEKIRGLIADGRRELLRLVLQEKDSVVPRACKDLFWKMVQVLHLFYMDGDGFSSPNMMLNAVNDLIREPISL; this is encoded by the exons ATGACCATGATGTCTCTATCGCATCCCAACTGTAGTAGGCACTCCTCTTTACCAATATCAG CAGCTTTACCGAAGAGTAAATCAGAACTACTGACTGAAACCGATGCCACCATTCTG TGTTTTCAAGAGACTAAAGAAAGAATTAAGAAGATGTTTGATAAGACCGAACTCTCTGTTTCGGCATATGACACCGCTTGGGTAGCAATGGTATCATCTCCTAATTCCCGTCAGGCCCCTTGCTTCCCTGAGTGCGTAAATTGGTTGTTGGATAATCAACTCTCTGATGGTTCTTGGGGtcttcctcctcatcatccCTTGTTGGTTAAAGATGCTTTGTCATCCACTTTAGCATGTCTCCTTGCTTTGAAGCGATGGGGTCTTGGTGAACAACAAATGACAAAAG GACTCCAATTTATTGAATCAAATTTCACTTCAATTAATGATGAGGAGCAACACGCCCCAATTGGATTCAATATAATTTTCCCTGGGATGATTGAGACTGCTATGGATATGAATTTGAATCTTCCACTAAGATGGGAAGACATAAATGTGATGCTTCACAATAGAGACTTGGAGCTTAGGAG AAATAACTTTGAGGGAAGGGAAGCGTACTTGGCCTATGTTTCTGAAGGAATGGGAAAATTACAGGATTGGGAAATGGTTATGAAATATCAGAGAAAGAATGGGTCACTGTTCAATTCACCGTCTACCACTGCAGCTGCTCTTAGTCACCTTGGAAATGCTGGTTGTTATCATTACATCCACTCACTTGTAGCAAAGTTTGGGAATGCAG TTCCGACAGTTTATCCTTCTGATAAATATGCTCTTCTTTGTATGATTGGGAGTCTTGAGAGGCTGGGAATTGATAGACATTTCAGTAAGGAAATTAGAGATGTACTGGAGGAAACCTACAG ATGCTGGTTGCAGGGAGATGAAGAAATATTTTCCGATGCTGACACATGTGCCATGGCATTTCGTATATTACGTGTACATGGATATGAAGTCTCTTCAG ATCCATTAACTCAATATGCTGAACATCATTTCTCCCATTCTTTTGGAGGCCATTTGAAGGATTTTGGTACTGCCTTGGAGTTATTCAAAGCTTCACAATTTGTAATATTCCCGGAGGAATCAGGTCTCGAAAAACAGATGTCGTGGACAAATCAATTTCTAACGCAAGAATTCTCTAATGGGACAACTCGTGCAGATAGATTCAGCAAATATTTTAGCATAGAA GTACATGATACTCTTAAGTTTCCCTTCCATGCAAATGTGGAACGCTTAGCACACAGGAGAAATATAGAGCATCACCATGTAGATAACACAAGAATATTCAAGACTTCATATTG TTTTTCAAATATCAGCAACGCTGATTTTCTGCAACTGGCGGTGGAGGACTTCAATAGCTGCCAATCAATACACCATGAAGAACTCAAACATCTTGAGAG GTGGGTTGTGGAGAGCAGATTAGACAGGCTAAAGTTCGCTAGACAGAAAATGGCATACTGTTACTTTTCTGCTGCTGGAACAAGCTTCTCTCCTGAACTATCAGATGCTCGCATCTCATGGGCCAAAAACAGTGTGCTTACAACTGTTGTCGACGACTTCTTTGACATTGGGGGGTCGGAAGAGGAACTGGCAAACCTTGTACACTTGCTTGAGAA GTGGGATGCAAATGGTAGCCCTCATTATTGTTCTGAGCAAGTTGAAATCATATTTTCAGCACTTCGTAACACAATTTGTGAGATCAGAGATAAAGCATTAGCATGGCAAGGGAGAAGTGTGACACACCATGTTATTGAGATC TGGTTGGATTTGCTAAAGTCTATGTTAAGGGAAGCCGAGTGGGCGAGAAACAAAGTAGTGCCAACATTGGATGAATACGTGGAAAATGGATATGTGTCTATGGCCTTGGGACCAATTGTTCTTCCAGTAGTCTATCTCATCGGGCCTAAAGTTTCAGAGGAGGTTGTCCGAAGCCCTGAATTCCATAACCTCTTCAAACTTATGAGCACTTGTGGACGTCTAATCAATGACACCCGCACATTTAAG AGAGAATACGAGGATGGgaaattgaattttgttttgttgcaCATGATCCACAGTGGTAGTGGAACAACGGAGGAAGAAGCTGTTGAAAAGATTAGAGGTTTGATTGCAGATGGACGAAGAGAACTGCTAAGGCTAGTGTTGCAGGAGAAAGATAGCGTAGTTCCGAGAGCTTGCAAGGACTTGTTCTGGAAAATGGTCCAAGTGTTGCACCTATTTTATATGGATGGAGATGGATTCTCTTCACCTAACATGATGCTCAATGCAGTAAACGATTTGATACGTGAACCCATCTCTCTATAA